The following proteins come from a genomic window of Aequorivita marisscotiae:
- a CDS encoding site-specific integrase produces MKVTLRKRNQGGKTSLYLDYYHKGKRKAEYLKLYLDPAAKTKEAKEVNKKTLQLAETIRAQRQIEIQNGVYGFRDNEKLKASFTNYIELLTEKRKDSTGNYGNWDSMLKHLKSYIPWDTTFSEVNREFVQGFKEFLDKEVKTKGNQSLSQNSKYSYFNKLRAALKQAVKDGIIPTNPAEGIDGFKQGEPQREFLTLEELQAAVKAECEIPQMKTAFIFSCLTGLRWSDINKLLWSEVQHSNEMGYYIRFRQKKTKGAETLPISAQAFGLLGERQDKDERVFKGLKYSAWHNLKLQQWMMKAGISKTITFHCARHTYATLQLSAGTDIYTVSKLLGHRELRTTQIYAKVIDEKKKEAANKIQLDL; encoded by the coding sequence ATGAAGGTAACACTAAGAAAACGCAATCAAGGTGGTAAAACCAGTTTATACTTGGATTATTACCACAAAGGTAAACGCAAAGCCGAATACCTTAAACTCTACCTTGACCCCGCGGCCAAAACCAAAGAAGCGAAAGAAGTCAACAAGAAGACCTTGCAGTTAGCAGAAACCATTCGGGCCCAGCGACAAATCGAAATCCAAAACGGTGTATATGGTTTCAGGGACAACGAAAAACTAAAAGCCAGCTTCACCAATTACATTGAGCTACTGACTGAAAAAAGAAAAGACAGCACCGGCAATTACGGCAATTGGGACAGTATGCTAAAGCACTTAAAATCCTACATTCCTTGGGATACTACTTTTTCGGAAGTAAACAGAGAGTTTGTCCAAGGCTTTAAAGAGTTCCTGGATAAGGAAGTAAAAACGAAAGGCAACCAAAGTCTTTCCCAAAACTCCAAATACTCATATTTCAATAAACTTAGAGCGGCATTGAAACAAGCTGTTAAAGACGGCATCATTCCCACCAATCCGGCAGAAGGAATTGATGGTTTTAAGCAAGGCGAACCTCAGCGCGAATTCCTAACCCTTGAAGAACTTCAAGCTGCGGTTAAAGCGGAATGTGAAATTCCACAAATGAAAACAGCTTTCATATTTTCTTGCTTAACTGGATTACGCTGGTCAGACATAAATAAACTACTTTGGTCAGAAGTTCAACACTCCAATGAAATGGGTTATTACATACGTTTCAGACAAAAGAAAACTAAAGGAGCAGAAACGCTTCCTATCTCCGCCCAAGCCTTCGGCTTGCTTGGAGAACGTCAAGATAAGGATGAAAGAGTATTCAAAGGGTTAAAATATTCAGCGTGGCATAATCTAAAATTACAGCAGTGGATGATGAAAGCCGGCATTTCCAAAACCATTACCTTTCATTGCGCTCGGCATACATACGCTACTTTACAACTTTCGGCAGGTACCGACATTTATACCGTATCAAAACTTCTTGGCCATAGAGAATTA